AGAACATCTCAAGGTATCGACGAGTCTCACGCCTCTCAAGCTTAGAGACATACTTCCAAAAACTATATACTCCAGCCAATGTCAGTAGCCTTTCAGAATAAATCTTCCAAGTATACCTACATTCAAGATCTTTGTGTCAATCTCACAAACTGATAACTAATGGTAAAGGAGTGAAAATTTCTGTCAGAATATGCCAACCTTTCGTAAATCCTTTGAAGCGCTCTATCAGAGATTTTATTCCAATGGCTTGAATCTTCCTTGcacatttgaaaaaaatctGCCATGAGTTCTGCAGTCTGATCAGGGTGATACGGATCAATATGGAATCCTGACACACCGTGCTCAATAATCTCAGCAGGGCCACCATGACAAGTGGCAAATGTTGGAAGCCCACAGGTCATAGCTTCCACAACTGTAAGTCCAAAAGCTTCATAAAAAGCAGGCTGCCACAGAtacattaaaaacaaaagatgCGATAGTAGGGGTTCAGTAATCACAACAACAAAGATCCGTTGGTAAGAATAGCAAATATTCGATAGCATGATAAGCACATATACCTGCACAAAAGCACCCCTGGTGTCAGCTATGTAGCGATAGAGCTCACCATTACGTGCTCGATTTGTTTGGGCTACTATCCAGCGGAACTGGCCATCCAAATTGTATTTCTTCATAAGGTCATGCATCTTCTCAATTTCTGCAATTTCTTCTCTATCTTTTGAATTCTTCACATCAATGTAACCTGCTACAACGACAAGGTTAACCAGTTCCCTCAGTCTGGTATTCCTACCATAGCACTCAACCAACCCTGTCATATTTTTCACATGGTCAAGCCTTGCCATGGAAAAGATTATGGGCTTTGATCGATCACTCAATGTACCACTGCaataatacaaatgaaaaataacatcATAAACTAATTTTGGAAATTGAAGCTAAATGCCATGTaaatttatcattctattataACTTCGTCATAGTAGACCAAGAATTCAGTAATCAGGAAGACATGGATTTCCTAGCAAAGTTCAAGAGGGCATTATGCTCATATcggaaaaataatagaataaggGGTAGCCAAAGCAGATATGCTACTGACAAAGGTATATTTGTTTCATTAATGAGTTCTTTAGATATACCTTCTATAGTGAAGAACATAAAATCAGGAAGACACTTACACATGCTCATCATTCTGCTCAGGATCATACAGCAACTTTTCTATTGAAGCATGGAGGGCTGTAAGTCTTTTTTGCTTTGCAGAGTATGGGAAATAAATGTCCATGTCTGCACCTGGAGAGACAATATTGAATTTTGGATCAAAGACATCGATGCCGTGAACAACTCGATACAACCCTGGAAGAGTGAATGCCGTGTGACTCTCATACTGACCAACAGTATTCTTCCTGAAAGAGTACAAAGATTAATTATTACTGTAAGTAATTTaaatgatttcaatttcaaaaaagagGCAGTGTAGATACTAGCAATGATGCACATCTTTATTTTATGAATGTGAAGCACATTACTTCTGATGACACATAAGAATAATGAGAAATCATGCAACTTATGCTGCATATAAAGGGCTAGACTTACGTTCCTGCAATCTCTTGGTATGTACTAGTGATGATAAAGTCTGCATTGTTCATGGCTATCAGGTCAGCAGTGAATTGgcatgaaaaatgatatttctcaTCAAATTTCTTCCAATATATATCCGAATCTGGATACTTTGTTTTCTCCAATGCATGGGCAATGGTGCACTACACATCAAAATTCAGAAACATAAGCCTCCACTCTTGGTAGAtgatatattcatataaaatgCCTAGCATTTCATACCAAAAAAGTGAAAAGTCATAATTAACCTGAGTAATTCCCATTTTATAAGCCAACAAAGATGCAACGAGGTTCCCATCACTGTAGTTGCCAATAATGAAATCAGGGAAACCCTGTAATTCAGCTGTAATTTCGCTTGCTACATCCTGATCACACAAAAGCAGTTGGcatatttaaatctaaattagaAAAAGCACTGCACATAGAAAATTAAGAAACATAAAGACAAGGgcacattattttatataagcCTAAATACAAATGGGACTAAGGAAGGTGATCATTATAGGCAAGAGAATAATTTTGACAACAgctgggaaaaaaaattaaatgatataaaaccGTACAATTAAAAGTATGAAATTGGTAATTCATTGGATGCTAATCAACTAAACCTAACAAATACAATTTAACCAcaaaggcaaattagtaattagATATAGATCTTAAATTTTAAGGTTCAGTTCTTCATTGACATAGTGTCTTCCTATCAACAGTTgattaagaaaaacaaaatcaattttttaatctatgtCTTTGTTGATTCTTAAGTCTTAacttaatattgtaattaaaaaggTTAAACATAAAGTCCTGATGATTGATTTGAGTTAATCCAATGATCTATAAAATTGCTAAGGGGCAACACTATtggattaaataaataaaaaattatgtcaaatcactagtcaattatttaaattaaaagatccTCATCCTATATAAAAGTAAATAGAAAAAACTATAAAAGTAAATTTGGTATGTTAAAAGTTTAATAGAATTTACCTGAGCAAAGGTCTCTAAGTATGGCCATACATCAAATCTAGAGATCCACTTACGAAGAATGCCTTTCTCTGATCTGAAAGGAACCCGCAAAATATGAGTGTGTTCTGTTCCACTGACTCTTTCAAGTCGTTGGTTGCACGTAGTCCCTTTTGCATCAGGTATCAACCTGGTCACCTTCATAAACCAGCAAAAAAGTTTTAGAAttacaaatagaaaataagaaaacatatgAACAAATTGAAGAAATCCAACATGAACAAAGAATAAATACACTTACAATAAGAATTCTAGGAGTGATGTCTAGTCCTTGCCTCTTTATCCTCAGCAACATTTCATTCTCCAGGGCACGGACTTGGTCCAGAATATAAACAACCTTCAAATTGTAAtgggaaaaaaatcaattagaagAATGACATATCCTTTGAATGATTGATAAACTCGTTGTAAcatttatgcattttttattCATGCATAGGATAAGAGGGAACAAAAAGGTTAACGTTATCTGTGTTTGCAGCATACAGTTTCGATAGGGATTATCATATTACTTATAATACCTGCCCACCAGTGTCAGGCAGACCTAAAACATTAGCTTGGCCAAAGTATCCATGTGGTGATAGGATGACAACATTAAACACCATTGGTATTCTCCCAAGGAATTTCTCTAGTGTAGAGGGATCAGGAGCCTGAAGGATGTCCAAGAGAAGATGCATCATTTCCAATACATGTTCTGCAGTATCCCCCCAACCTCTCTCAAAACCCAATCCTTGAAATCTGCAAAAAGGAAAAGCAGTCGCGCATTGAAAAGTATGCTAGTACATATATAGCCTGATTTAgatttcatcatttaaaaaaaaaaaaaatgcatatgtACTAACATAAATAAAGAAGcttactcaaattcaaaatcagaaAAGGGTGCATCAGGTGCGAGCCTCGTAAGATGATCTTCTGCCTTGGCCAGAGCAGATTGAAGTTGGCGCATGCTTTGAATCCGATCATTCAACATTAATACCTGCATATTACCCTTGATCAAAGCTCATTCCAAAGAATCCTCAatcaaaaatgattttattgagAAGTGGTCAACTTCCATTTACTCTCAAATCCAAAGGTAGATTACATGGATAATCAATCTACAAAAATCacagttaaaaaatttttaaatcacaCAACAGGAAATTCAAGTCATAGCACTTACATGTCCTTTATATCTGTGAGCCCGAAGGAAATCAAGCAATGGCTCCAAACAGTCTTTATTACGGAACATACTAGAAGAAAGGTGACGGTTGAGAAATTGAACACCATTGCCAATAGATGAAGACCGGTTGGGGCGAGGAAAAGTTGCATTGAATGGCTCAAAATCGAGCTCAAGCACAAATATGTCATTAAACCTAATAATTGGGtgcaaacaaagaaaagttaattagataaaaattcTGAAGGGTTGTTCGATAAGGTAGGCATAATTCAAGTTatctttttaaaagaaaaatctgcATAAGATAGAGAACTTGCTTACGTCTCATCTCCAAGTGCTTCTTTGAAGTGAAGATATTCAGAGACGCTTAATTGCTCCACGCTAAGCTGATGGACATTAACACGGACATATTCCCAAACTCCCGGTCTAGGACGAACTGCTATGGCCACGAAGGGAGGCAGAATGATTGCTTCCTATCAAGAAAATAAACCCAAATTACATTTACTCCTCACAAGATGAGGGCCCACAAACACAATCAAGCTTGCAGCAGCATCAacggccaaaaaaaaaaaaagggaaggtttttgttttcttttataccCTCAAGAAACCAAGATTGAATAATGTCTTTGTGTTTTTTGTAAAAATAGTATAACTATTATTTGTCACTAAATATatatccaaataaaaaataaaaacctaaaatgtTGCAAGGCCGATAACTGAGCTATATCTGAGATCACATGGAGCTGTCCGGCATTGTCCTTCcgatttcaattattttcatcaaattaataattcaagAAGAATGAAATGTTCTAGTATTAAAGAATCGTGAGTGAGTGGCTAAATTAGTTAATAGCGTAGAATCAGCAGATAACTAACCAacaatatatattgtatttagaTGATCTTAATTTGCTTTTTCAGTTGACGTGGCGAAAAtctaaaagcaaataaaaataacGAATGGTCCACTATTAAAAGTAATAGAGAAACAAACTAAAGGCTTATCAACAAGTTTTTCGACTCTGGAAGCTTCAGAAATTAGAAGTGTGTGGTAACAGAACAAAATCACTGGCAACGGACAGAAAGATAGAGAAGGAAATCAACCTGCGCAGATTTAAGAACTTCACTAAAAGGACCATTCTTCAGATGTTCACGAGCTTCATCGTCGCCAAAAACGTTGTCAAGCTCATCAATTAGAACATGAGGTTGCAAAATACCTTTACCTTGAGACACATACCTTCAAAATCCAACAATCATCACTATTCATTACAAAACCCTACGGGAACTTAATTTActgaaaaggaaaaacaaaaaaatggatGTGGTGGTGAGTAACCTGGAGAGAAGAGAAACAAGTTCGTTACGATGAATAGAGAGAGTGTCCTCCACGCGCTCTCTCAAGCTAGGAATTCGAGTTAGCTTCGGGTTCGCcatgattaattaatttgtgaCTGTGAAATGCGATTATTTGACTGGTTTATGCTTGTACTAGTGAGTTTGCGATGATGATGATAGGGAGGAAAGAGAAGCAAACAGTTTTTCGACAGGTGAGTGAGTTGTAGCGACGAGCAAGTGAAGAGGCAAACTTATATATAGTAGACTAATAATGAGAAGAGAAGCGGTGGACAAACCAGATTGGTTTTCCCAGTTCTGACTGCGAACggtctcttttctttttttttttttgtcagcGCTATTGAGTGGGAAAAATACAGCAAAAAAATGATGTACCGTGATATTAACGCGATAGCTATGTCCACTCAGATTAAACCATATTGTGGCACGTCAGATCAATTATGCAATTTAAAAGGGCTAAATTCATCCACCCGAATTTCGGTGAGATTCTTTTATTCcgttaaatttaaagttaattttcacccaaaatattaaaatcatatattaattttaataattaaaaaaatattcctaccattttatatattatataatatagtgttaatattatttatattctaataatataaattaattaattttttttctaactgttttatatttttttaattttgttatcctttctattttttatcataaaaaaaaaatagtcaattgatttgaatgtttttagggtttatatggGTAATGAGgcatttaaaaattgataaaaacaataaaatccaattaaaataGAGTTCGTTTGCAATAAATTTGTCAACAATTAGTTAACAAGAAATGTTTTATAGGTATTGACACAATACTAATTGATAACGAAGTAAGACGATAACAATTGAAAAGAAATAGtcgtaataataatttttatcattattaattgGGGTagatataaaagttataaatttttttggagcaaattattatttaaatttagcaaatatggagaatatttttgttttttcacttatttttataaaaataaaagcaaattttattaacaaatttatcataaggataaaaaataaaaatttcaagctTAGAAAATGGGTAAGgtcattttatcaaagtttgggtgagAAATTGTTATTCGGccatttaaaatgatgacattttaatatttgacCCTTTATGGGGCTTCGATGTGGGATTTGactgattaaatttaatataataaaaatgaaatattccTTCGTTAAATGTCATCCTATGACTAGTCTAAATACGAAACATGGGGATAAGGATTATAATTTGAGACTGGAAGAAGGCTTGATGAACGCAATATAAGCATGGAGTGGACCATGACAATTGACAAAGGAGGTCTTCTACCCCActtcataaatttcaaattaaatttaaaaaataataacttctGAAATTGTAAAAATCTTAATCcctgaataaataaatataaaataaaaactatgacAATATGTTACACCAACTAATTacaattttggatttttaaaatacaaaatttaaataatcaagaCAAAAAAGGGGAACAAACCATGaataatattcttgaaattttgcTTATATGGCTTGATTAGTCAAATATATAGAAGCTTCtacctatagttttaaaaatcagatCCGATCGATTGAACTACCAAccataattaaattagttttgatttatctaaaaatcaattttgtaattaaactGGATTAAACTGTTTGAACCATCCAATTGGATTAGGTATAAAATTGGATTTGActcaatcaatataaaattttaatttttttaaaaaaaattcataataaaaacttaaaccGAACCCATGATCTTATCCAAcacatttgaatataaatatatatgaatatatataattacactaagtgtattttaattttaaataaattaaattatataataaaattttaaatattatttttgaataattaattaacctGACTATTAATTACATTAGAGTCTGTCTTGGGATGCTTACAATTTATTTTCCCTTGGCCCATAGGTTTTGCTATGGCTTTGGAGTGCCGCTGTTTCCTCAACAAGTTGCACAACGATGAGGCGCGAGTATATTAAAATCGATTTATAtgcttttcatcttcttttctttatatacatataaatacaaTGCATcttatctttgaaattttttagaagCTTATGGACCCATCACCACAAACCATCAAACGCCGCTTGAATCCAGTAGCTCTTTATTTCCAAACCTTTTACCTAATCTAATAagtgattaaattaatttgaatggggtctttgtttttaattttagatatattcttttttattcttaataattatttttctttaaagaaacgTCACTTTTCCaccaacaaattataaactccTCCACCTGTCAATAATCATTAATCTGTCTCTTTCATCAATGTTTTTTTAGGATAAGGATAGAGATTCGGATATACACGAACCTCCAGTGAATCAAACTCATTAAAGACGGATTTCTTGGTGTTGAAATAATCTAATATAAATCGGAAAACCTTCAAGCAAGCAACAATAAACGTGTTTGTTGTGTCGTTCTGTTAAAATGGTTCCTCAAGTTAATCTTGATGAGAGATTGGGCTTCGAAATTCATGATCACCTCCTCCCAGAGCAGAAGAGAAAGACAATTCAGTTTGGTAAAGTTGTGGCGCCTTGGCCTCAGGTGCTGGACAGGACGTGTGACAGGTGGGTAGGCTGTTGGCATCGCCTTAATTGCTGGCATTTGTCGCTTGCagcagttaaaaaaaaaaaagaaaaaaagttttaaaatataattttattgtgcgtctctttttttttttaaatgacaatcCCACTGAAGGTTTTGGTGAAACAACTAATTATACccaagtttcaaaaaattatatttcgaCATGTCATTGAAGTCAttcattttgttaaatatttctGCTAGCATTCAGGTTAAATGACTGGTTCACCCCTTTCTAATATAATGGCTAAAATCCACTCAGCATTTAATATTAAGCTAGTCTTCAACTATTTAGCAATTTCAGTATGCAAAAATCCTATTTAACActcttaatataataataattttattattcatttaattaaaaatatcatttatatatcatactcaaatattttaaacatgacaAATTAAACCtttataaaagtttgaaaacttataaatcAATCTCTGAaactttttgaaatattaacTGTAACGtcattctttttaaaattattacattcaatctatatattttgaaaatattagtaatgatatttattattttaatttattatatattattaatttatttagacatataactattatttttaaaattatgaaagatatattaaaatttatattttatatccttaaactttttttaatgtaaaaaagatcttaaaaattttattaatattttaaaatttttaaaattataatttgatcaaatatatgattatactttattaacaaacttatttatatatttcatacaaaaaagaagaagataatgacaaaaaaaaattgaatttatatgtaatttaatgtttaatatttattaatttaaaattatgggataattttaaaaataaaataaaattttttattttttatttttttaattaaaagttgcAGAACGACAAATTATTCTTAGCTGATGAATCATCTAAGACTTTTACTATTCACATTTTGAATGactaaatatttatgaaaagtaGTGGCACTTTCTTTTGGCCCAGCTTTGCCAGGTGCATGAACAAGATTCATCCACAGCCAAAACGgccctactttttttttttctctcccgTGAATCGTGTAGCTGAGGAAATTCTTATCCATATCTCAAATGGAACTTTTTCACACCCAATCGAAAAAGGTTTGGAGAGGTATCGCCCACCAAATGGGATATTAATTCGAATATTCCTCAATTACATTATTATCGCCATGACTGATCCCATTTGAATCCAACTTATACTGTTTAACTCAAAAGTCAAAATTCAATAATCTGTACCTACAAATAAAGTTGCTCCATAAGAATAAAGTTCCTCTTGAGCTTGTCCAACTGGATCCCTTTAATGAGATGTGTTCATTGCAGAGCAAAAGACTAAATGACAATTATTTTGAGGGAGAATGACTATAACTATAAATTCTCACATttcatttccttcttcttccttcatTGGACAGCACTATCACcgttattttcatttttttccccgtgtcttcttctttttccttcatAATGTCATCACACTCAACGTACCACCATCCCCACCAAAACCAACCTAAAACCAATAGCTAAAATCACCACTGCCATCACCATAGTCGACAACTATTAGATTATACTAATTGCCCTCGTCATTTACTTGGCCTCATCTCAACTAACCAAATATTATTACGACTAGCTTTTTGCTCATATACAACTTGTTTGTACTCCCAGTTCCAAACAAAATTTCGATTTGATAAATCGGAACACAACTtttgaattcaatctaaaattttactcaatttcttttcattcattcattgCTAATATTATCATGGAGAATTTGTTTTGAAGTGATGTTTGTGTGAgtgattttcaattaatatggaGAATTTAATTTGGCTTCGCATACTTAATACGAAGAATTTGCCTACTAAAGATTCCTTTAATGGTGGACACACAGCAACTATCCACTGTATGTCGAATTCTAGCCAAGCTAGTTACGATCTAGCCACTGATTGGCTAGAAATTATGttatttagagaaaatgatacgAACAAAAACAGCGTGATATTATAGTGGCGGCAGTTGTTTTGCCGCCTCTAAACACTCCAGCTGTTTGAAGAATGTTACCATGTTGGTGAAGAGCGTCGATAACACTTTTGCCTTTTAACCAGGAGAAATCTAGAGGTAAAAGGAGCTGTAAGA
This sequence is a window from Mangifera indica cultivar Alphonso chromosome 5, CATAS_Mindica_2.1, whole genome shotgun sequence. Protein-coding genes within it:
- the LOC123216592 gene encoding sucrose synthase 2 → MANPKLTRIPSLRERVEDTLSIHRNELVSLLSRYVSQGKGILQPHVLIDELDNVFGDDEAREHLKNGPFSEVLKSAQEAIILPPFVAIAVRPRPGVWEYVRVNVHQLSVEQLSVSEYLHFKEALGDETFNDIFVLELDFEPFNATFPRPNRSSSIGNGVQFLNRHLSSSMFRNKDCLEPLLDFLRAHRYKGHVLMLNDRIQSMRQLQSALAKAEDHLTRLAPDAPFSDFEFEFQGLGFERGWGDTAEHVLEMMHLLLDILQAPDPSTLEKFLGRIPMVFNVVILSPHGYFGQANVLGLPDTGGQVVYILDQVRALENEMLLRIKRQGLDITPRILIVTRLIPDAKGTTCNQRLERVSGTEHTHILRVPFRSEKGILRKWISRFDVWPYLETFAQDVASEITAELQGFPDFIIGNYSDGNLVASLLAYKMGITQCTIAHALEKTKYPDSDIYWKKFDEKYHFSCQFTADLIAMNNADFIITSTYQEIAGTKNTVGQYESHTAFTLPGLYRVVHGIDVFDPKFNIVSPGADMDIYFPYSAKQKRLTALHASIEKLLYDPEQNDEHVGTLSDRSKPIIFSMARLDHVKNMTGLVECYGRNTRLRELVNLVVVAGYIDVKNSKDREEIAEIEKMHDLMKKYNLDGQFRWIVAQTNRARNGELYRYIADTRGAFVQPAFYEAFGLTVVEAMTCGLPTFATCHGGPAEIIEHGVSGFHIDPYHPDQTAELMADFFQMCKEDSSHWNKISDRALQRIYERYTWKIYSERLLTLAGVYSFWKYVSKLERRETRRYLEMFYILKFRDLVKSVPLASDEQH
- the LOC123216594 gene encoding uncharacterized protein LOC123216594, with protein sequence MVPQVNLDERLGFEIHDHLLPEQKRKTIQFGKVVAPWPQVLDRTCDSGTFFWPSFARCMNKIHPQPKRPYFFFFSPVNRVAEEILIHISNGTFSHPIEKGLERYRPPNGILIRIFLNYIIIAMTDPI